In Schizosaccharomyces osmophilus chromosome 2, complete sequence, the following proteins share a genomic window:
- the spo2 gene encoding sporulation specific protein Spo2, whose product MNGISSESSLGDEESIFRRFEQLLVSYEKLTLMAAEQEEHNSQMEATVLKLLKERWERDQRYASIFYRLLGCIEKALCNKMSRDELKEEYDKIIEKTLFSDQQAYENASVENVRLKKQLEKNNLEGEQPSSEA is encoded by the coding sequence ATGAATGGTATAAGTTCAGAATCGTCTTTAGGAGATGAAGAGAGTATTTTCCGCCGTTTTGAACAGTTGCTAGTTTCATATGAAAAGTTAACGCTTATGGCAGCAGAACAGGAAGAGCATAACAGTCAAATGGAAGCAACTGTGTTAAAATTACTTAAAGAAAGGTGGGAACGAGATCAGAGATACGCAAGTATCTTTTACAGGTTGTTGGGGTGTATTGAAAAAGCACTTTGCAACAAGATGAGTAGAGATGAACTGAAAGAGGAATACGATAaaatcattgaaaaaaCACTATTCTCTGACCAACAAGCATACGAAAATGCTTCGGTTGAGAATGTTCGACTCAAGAAACAGCTTGAGAAAAATAACCTAGAAGGTGAGCAACCTTCTAGTGAAGCGTAA
- a CDS encoding ribosomal lysine methyltransferase, SETD6-like protein, translating into MKRENNEAYDKFLSWLTQNNFYISSKIQITENSVAGRGIVSLQIISPPELLASFSKAIVLSPKNSYFSPLLSKLCYKAGVPSYPAQSDPLANVRLTLAFILEKSLGDKSFWKPYLDTLDEAAIPDSILLWGHDQLRFKGTNVYEKTNNVLKIYYEQYKEIVLPFFKECTSLPKSGPSWLDYLRACILTQSRCFYIDDYHKLSLVPFCDIFNHQSNPEIAFLECSNLITDSSSNYEPTDDFLCNFTLNSVVHKGDEIFNCFGSFCVDELLIQYGFLDPTCEIWQVDLERTIRSLFKEAFCKWKKYFDFESPYDPHSENCKLALEESSNHSRNLLSRHHKSLCIFSTLGPSFAMFSFICFLTYNSYVDRYPTTASLLPFSKLEKSLWNYHIEILGSREPKVEQELMTIYAEILKTLGSIYELRKSQYENGGLSASDYKFLLDNSSLEHESRALITIKVFYYELLLLESEHQRCIEIQSNLSRAKNES; encoded by the coding sequence ATGAAGAGGGAAAACAATGAGGCCTATGACAAGTTTCTCTCTTGGCTAACCCAAAACAACTTTTATATCTCatcaaaaatccaaataacCGAGAATTCCGTTGCTGGGCGAGGGATCGTTTCTTTGCAAATCATTTCTCCCCCGGAGTTGCTAGCGTCTTTTAGTAAAGCCATTGTTTTGAGCCCAAAAAACTCGTATTTCTCTCCTTTGCTTTCCAAACTTTGTTATAAAGCTGGAGTGCCTAGTTACCCTGCGCAATCTGACCCTTTAGCCAATGTTCGGCTTACGCTGGCATTTATATTAGAGAAATCCTTGGGCGACAAgagtttttggaaaccTTACTTGGATACTCTTGATGAAGCTGCTATTCCAGATTCCATTTTGCTATGGGGCCATGATCAATTACGATTTAAGGGGACTAATGTATACGAAAAGACTAACAATGTACTAAAAATTTACTACGAACAGTATAAGGAAATTGTTTTACCCTTTTTTAAGGAGTGTACATCACTTCCCAAATCAGGTCCCAGCTGGCTAGATTATTTGCGAGCATGCATTCTCACTCAAAGCAGATGTTTTTATATTGATGACTACCATAAATTATCGCTTGTCCCTTTTTGTGATATATTTAATCATCAATCAAATCcagaaattgcttttcttgaatGCTCCAACCTTATAACGGATTCATCAAGCAATTATGAGCCTACAGACGACTTTCTTTGCAATTTTACACTGAACTCAGTTGTTCATAAAGGAGATGAAATATTTAATTGCTTTGGATCTTTTTGCGTCGACGAACTGCTCATCCAATATGGCTTTTTAGATCCTACTTGTGAGATTTGGCAAGTAGATTTGGAAAGAACAATACGAAGCTTATTCAAGGAAGCTTTTTGCAAGTGGAAGAAgtattttgattttgaatCGCCTTATGACCCACATAGTGAAAACTGTAAACTGGCTCTGGAGGAATCATCAAATCATTCACGAAATTTACTCTCTCGCCATCACAAGAGCCTATGTATTTTCAGCACATTGGGACCAAGCTTTGcaatgttttcattcatttgcTTTCTCACTTACAACTCTTACGTTGATCGCTATCCGACTACGGCTAGTCTTTTaccattttcaaaactaGAAAAGAGTCTATGGAATTACCATATCGAAATCTTAGGTTCTAGGGAGCCAAAAGTAGAACAGGAATTGATGACTATCTACGCAGAGATTCTTAAGACACTGGGTTCCATTTATGAATTACGTAAAAGTCAGTATGAGAATGGAGGTTTATCAGCATCCGattataaatttttacTTGACAATTCATCCTTAGAGCATGAGAGTCGTGCATTAATTACTATTAAGGTGTTTTATTATGAGTTATTGCTTTTGGAATCGGAACATCAACGCTGTATAGAAATACAGTCAAACTTATCTAGGGCGAAAAACGAAAGCTAA
- the miy1 gene encoding Lys48-specific deubiquitinase Mindy family, Miy1: MQENSHNSYRTRTISYLEPTSNRYSKRLVLCQTDNGPCPIIAIVNSLVLKSNDERSFSLPNKRHIPAEEVTDCLIQFAKRYALCEDFEDLHGQLSIVHFGQQLNPSILDIQKFEYGDEMFKLFGIPLVHGWLFSSEIMQDDQSSLKCLQELEYYEKIADTFAERRSLLEMLDNLTAEQTSFLEKTTFVDAIMEDRFTMQFLTSSGLQKILELIHPGEIVVLFRSCHFSTLYSNPESLSLFTLVTDSGYARTGEDVVWETFDDQVVETGTGELCSANFIPAVLVINQRKEEHERRVKEDERYAKGLARGQQQQSRNGQNRGYPQTAHRSRNKTPKKKHDEQQLKSCTIS, encoded by the exons ATGCAAGAAAATTCGCATAATTCCTATAGAACAAGAACCATTTCGTATTTGGAGCCCACTTCTAATAGATATAGTAAACGATTGGTTCTTTGTCAGACAG ACAATGGCCCTTGTCCCATCATTGCAATTGTAAACTCGTTGGTTTTAAAATCTAACGATGAGAGGTCATTCTCGCTTCCGAATAAAAGACACATTCCTGCAGAAGAAGTAACTGACTGTCTTATTCAATTCGCCAAAAGATATGCGCTTTGcgaagattttgaagacCTTCATGGTCAGCTTTCTATTGTGCATTTTGGTCAACAGTTAAATCCTTCTATTCTAgacattcaaaaattcgaATATGGTGATGAAATGTTCAAATTATTCGGCATTCCCTTAGTTCACGGCTGGTTATTCTCCAGTGAAATAATGCAAGACGACCAATCGTCTCTCAAATGTTTGCAAGAACTAGAGTATTATGAGAAAATCGCAGATACTTTTGCAGAAAGACGCTCTTTATTGGAAATGCTAGATAACTTGACTGCCGAACAGACAAGCTTTCTCGAAAAAA CTACGTTTGTTGACGCAATTATGGAAGACAGGTTTACCATGCAGTTTCTCACTTCATCCGGTTTGCAAAAAATTCTCGAGTTAATTCATCCCGGGGAAATTGTAGTTTTATTTCGATCATGTCATTTCAGTACTTTGTATTCTAATCCGGAATCACTAAGTCTTTTTACACTTGTCACAGACAGCGGCTATGCTAGAACTGGAGAAGATGTAGTATGGGAAACTTTTGATGACCAGGTAGTTGAAACCGGAACTGGAGAACTTTGTTCGGCAAATTTTATACCGGCTGTCCTCGTTATAAACCAGAGAAAGGAAGAACATGAGCGCCGTGTTAAAGAAGATGAACGTTACGCCAAAGGGTTAGCCCGAGGACAGCAGCAACAGAGCCGTAATGGACAAAATAGAGGCTACCCACAGACAGCCCATCGATCCAGAAACAAGAcaccaaagaagaaacacgATGAGCAGCAATTAAAAAGCTGTACCATCTCTTAG
- the wdr21 gene encoding WD repeat protein, DDB1 and CUL4-associated factor 4-like protein Wdr21-like, with protein sequence MVGTPLEIPGFYYDSARNRYFRIASQGISTPSAHDYTREHLNQYNSRKRTSSKDDEKQSTTKKHHRNLLPSLNKYLFSRQLAGTFGNFMNAGLLGRRGREITFSPSLQGITLQKIHWVPGLNKYIFSSSRGDMFISSLYSANDSNLHDLKVSPNNGMVPQKVNVARLGLSPSSITSISSNLGTGLFWTTLSSQSTESKAHMCSYNISQDSPENYTQISLRSMKTPHCSEFIKGVGFAVGGSNKIALLNEEGVFQRNLHSKGDVFTLTAVDQNILAAGCRNKSVLLYDLRAPSKNICRFAHDASVCSTSLVDSAEPKLLVSGLVSSISLYDLRFVRHTSKVSHLMSYSGHSNMVERNLAFMCNEKGTLFGAAGDDSHIRFWNIDSPEIVADFQTDTTGTNILHPDGTWMKSKDTEGWLLLVNDRVHFYES encoded by the coding sequence ATGGTTGGTACTCCACTCGAAATTCCTGGCTTTTACTATGATTCAGCTCGCAATAGATACTTTCGTATTGCTTCACAAGGAATATCTACTCCGTCTGCACACGATTACACAAGGGAACATTTAAACCAATACAATTCTCGAAAAAGAACTAGTTCAAAAGATGATGAGAAGCAGAGTACAACCAAGAAGCATCATCGTAACCTTTTACCCAGTTTAAATAAGTACTTATTCAGTCGTCAATTAGCTGGGACCTTTGGGAATTTCATGAATGCGGGTTTGTTAGGTCGACGGGGTCGAGAAATTACATTTTCCCCATCTTTACAGGGCATCACTctacaaaaaattcattgGGTCCCAGGATTAAacaaatatatattttcatccAGCAGGGGCGATATGTTTATATCATCTCTATACTCAGCTAATGATTCAAATTTGCATGATTTAAAAGTCTCACCGAATAATGGAATGGTGCCACAGAAGGTTAATGTTGCTCGTCTTGGCTTGTCGCCGTCTTCTATAACGTCTATTTCTTCGAATTTGGGTACAGGTTTATTTTGGACTACCCTCAGCTCACAGTCAACTGAAAGTAAAGCTCATATGTGCAGTTACAATATTTCCCAAGATTCTCCCGAGAACTATACTCAAATATCCTTACGATCAATGAAGACTCCTCATTGCTCTGAGTTTATAAAAGGAGTCGGATTCGCTGTGGGTGGTTCCAATAAGATCGCCTTGTTGAATGAAGAAGgtgtttttcaaagaaaccTACATTCCAAAGGCGATGTCTTCACTTTAACAGCAGTTGACCAAAATATTTTAGCAGCCGGATGCAGAAACAAATCAGTTTTATTGTATGATTTGAGAGCTCCTAGCAAAAACATATGCCGATTTGCTCACGATGCGAGTGTATGTTCGACATCCCTTGTCGATTCGGCTGAACCGAAACTATTAGTAAGTGGGTTGGTCTCGTCAATCTCTTTATACGATTTGCGGTTTGTAAGACACACCTCAAAGGTAAGCCATTTGATGTCCTATTCTGGACATTCCAACATGGTAGAACGTAACTTGGCATTCATGTGTAATGAAAAAGGTACTCTTTTTGGAGCAGCAGGTGACGATTCACACATTCGATTCTGGAATATTGATTCTCCTGAGATTGTGGCAGACTTTCAAACAGATACCACAGGAACCAATATATTACACCCGGATGGAACTTGGATGAAATCAAAAGACACAGAGGGCTGGCTGCTACTTGTTAATGACCGTGtacatttttatgaatcaTGA
- the eti1 gene encoding WD repeat protein associated with stress granule → MSGYKKDTNFGKHKVSEFANSESLNDVSSNKLSRTMSDTLRTNSTESNLLLNMLRPDVLENRKQPDGLSDFKPNPITNSPEKPLGLPKQPFFNSFNPFDFLEATSPLLQRQSSSSTPETTEKRDIASPVKVRKQQDASPLTFRKDDTFKKEQKSKSKTSFALHPFPSPTKKERSDMEESHFSQFIDDKNLPHEVYSIDPPMGRSFTLPPSCISSPLLVESFHTLAKQNLPYNCFYEPLALADKKNQYAAYVDQNLNGVCVLNVDTKQYCALDCESQVVYLGFGEDTSSNIYLLVTDCEGKASVWKINDGDNSLSASLALSVFHPLLRGCTWVSGDSNFVGVLVKNKYHVIQVPLNKKSMKIGSAELLDNSVITVEAPSTINSCSLSMDKTVLALLVDFKVYLYQVALSAGANTEKLISTPFAFIELRSPSPANSIFFLSTKRKDGTFLDRILCISYNQSSTLLLFDFGCRQVTQEIKLKNENRKFSPHILGVSNNQDLISSISADYLEIFSYHASSLSSDMDRISTSSFIMSALNSEVFGESGYVGAVMSKTILNDGILYSNMISENNDELNLLLVLTSGYYLLSMDADCFSREGKSLDYPTPEQPILASACLEKVDKGLNSAPALREFKLPVSIKETENTIFEYASSILNSSSSEHLKSIVGTIIPQDDEVFSFVNMLLKKRVNEKLKEELPNQIESLIRLSIGSHLNATLKIKIKQTAEECFKKSLNSYEPTAFIYEGKDLLKNSLEKIKLHNQEKATAMSDLAKRVSTIRTSLENKNTHDDGSYSIISNDVSHHLDDLSGMIDATKNEEALIFFTKYPNVHMFRMLKRIPDYALDECSFIHLLTFIHTLSTFIFADDDLKKLCIQLMSRATSRLRAMEAPRLVEKDNVSPELFPTVVEITLKNVETLLFHQVVPGYETKYEFLKTSLKSLRKELRTSYGL, encoded by the coding sequence atgtctggatataaaaaagatactAATTTTGGTAAACACAAGGTATCTGAGTTTGCGAATTCAGAAAGTCTAAACGACGTATCTTCAAACAAGCTTTCAAGGACTATGTCAGATACACTCCGTACAAATTCAACGGAAAGCAATCTTTTGCTTAATATGTTAAGGCCTGATGTTTTAGAGAACAGAAAACAACCTGATGGTCTGTCTGATTTCAAGCCTAATCCCATTACAAATAGCCCTGAAAAGCCATTAGGCCTGCCCAAACAGCCATTTTTCAACAGCTTTAATCCCTTTGACTTTTTAGAAGCAACAAGTCCTTTATTGCAGCGTCAATCATCCAGTTCAACCCCGGAAACAACAGAGAAGAGGGATATAGCATCTCCCGTGAAAGTTAGGAAACAACAGGATGCTTCCCCTTTGACTTTTAGGAAAGATGACACCTTTAAGAAGGAGCAGAAATCAAAGTCGAAAACTTCATTTGCTCTTCATCCTTTCCCTAGTCctacaaagaaagaaagaagtgATATGGAAGAGAGTCATTTTTCTCAATTTATAGATGATAAAAACCTTCCTCATGAGGTTTACAGTATTGATCCACCTATGGGTCGTTCGTTCACCCTCCCACCATCATGCATATCATCTCCGTTGTTGGTTGAGTCTTTCCACACATTAGCGAAGCAGAATCTTCCATATAATTGCTTCTATGAGCCTTTAGCTTTGGctgataaaaaaaatcagTATGCGGCATACGTTGATCAAAACCTCAATGGAGTTTGCGTGTTAAATGTCGATACCAAGCAATATTGTGCTTTGGATTGTGAAAGCCAAGTAGTTTACCTGGGATTCGGAGAAGATACATCCTCTAACATATATTTACTTGTTACTGATTGTGAAGGTAAAGCTTCAGTATGGAAGATAAATGACGGCGATAACAGTCTTAGTGCTTCTTTGGCTTTAAGCGTCTTCCATCCGTTATTACGAGGTTGCACCTGGGTGTCTGGGGATTCTAATTTTGTTGGTGTTTTAGTGAAAAACAAGTACCATGTAATACAGGTTCCATTAAACAAGAAGAGCATGAAAATTGGGTCAGCAGAGCTTTTAGACAATTCGGTTATTACCGTGGAGGCTCCTTCTACCATCAACTCTTGTTCGCTATCAATGGATAAAACCGTGCTAGCTTTATTAGTGGATTTTAAAGTCTATTTATACCAAGTGGCCTTGTCAGCTGGTGCAAATACTGAAAAACTTATTTCTACTCCTTTTGCATTCATAGAATTACGTTCACCTTCACCTGCTAATTctatcttctttttgtctaCTAAAAGGAAGGATGGCACGTTTTTGGATAGGATTTTGTGCATATCGTACAACCAAAGTTCTACTTTATTGttgtttgattttggaTGCCGTCAGGTCACtcaagaaataaaattgaagaatgaAAATCGAAAGTTCTCTCCACACATATTGGGTGTTTCCAATAACCAGGACTTGATATCATCCATTTCAGCTGACTACTTAgagattttttcttatcaCGCTTCTTCGCTTTCTTCTGACATGGATCGTATAAGTACgtcttcttttataatGTCAGCTCTTAACAGCGAAGTTTTTGGTGAATCTGGTTATGTCGGAGCCGTAATGTCTAAAACAATATTGAATGATGGAATTCTGTATTCGAATATGATTTCAGAAAATAATGACGAACTCAATTTATTGTTGGTCTTAACTAGTggatattatttattatctATGGATGCGGATTGTTTTAGTAGAGAAGGGAAATCGTTAGACTATCCGACACCTGAACAGCCTATTTTAGCATCTGCCTGCCTAGAAAAGGTTGACAAAGGGCTGAACTCTGCACCCGCTTTGAGGGAATTCAAACTTCCGGTGtctataaaagaaacagaaaacacGATTTTTGAATATGCATCAAGCATCCTGaactcttcttcatccGAGCACTTGAAATCTATTGTTGGTACAATCATTCCTCAAGACGATGAAGTATTTAGTTTTGTCAATATGctattaaagaaaagggtCAACGAAAAACTGAAAGAGGAATTACCAAATCAAATTGAGTCACTAATTAGGCTGTCGATTGGTTCACACCTGAATGCAACTctcaaaattaaaataaagcagACGGCAGAAGAATGTTTTAAGAAATCACTGAATTCTTACGAGCCTACCgcttttatttatgaaggaaaggatttgttgaaaaattccttagaaaaaatcaagttACATAACCAAGAAAAGGCAACGGCTATGTCTGATCTGGCTAAGCGTGTAAGTACTATTAGGACATCTTTAGAGAATAAGAATACTCATGACGATGGTTCTTACTCGATAATCTCTAATGATGTTTCGCACCATCTTGATGATCTTTCAGGAATGATTGATGCcacaaaaaatgaagaagctttaatttttttcacaAAATATCCAAACGTCCATATGTTTCGAATGCTAAAAAGAATACCTGACTATGCCTTAGATGAGTGCTCGTTTATTCATTTGTTAACTTTCATCCACACGTTATCaacctttatttttgcaGACGATGATCTCAAAAAGCTATGCATACAATTAATGTCAAGGGCAACTTCTCGTTTGCGTGCTATGGAAGCACCGCGTCTAGTTGAAAAGGATAATGTTTCACCTGAACTTTTCCCTACTGTTGTCGAAATTACATTAAAAAATGTCGAAACACTTTTATTCCATCAGGTAGTTCCTGGCTATGAGACAAAGTACGAATTCTTGAAAACTTCTCTTAAATCTTTAAGAAAAGAACTGAGAACATCTTACGGTCTCTAA
- the nce101 gene encoding non-classical export protein Nce101: MSQAYLISKRLDPLFGMAIGIYGYYLYEKEHPRPQGKKLQELVMKRWNNRNNAASSETV, from the exons ATGTCACAAGCTTACCTGATTTCGAA ACGGCTGGACCCTTTGTTTGGAATGGCGATAGGTATTTACGGATATTATTTATACGAGAAAGAGCATCCTCGACCTCAAGGCAAAAAATTGCAAGAACTCGTGATGAAACGTTGGAATAATCGCAACAATGCCGCGAGTTCTGAAACCGTTTAG
- the mrpl6 gene encoding mitochondrial ribosomal protein subunit L6 encodes MKLFSPTTISASNLMTRFLPFCRSTSRFSTSSFNPSYVGKQSILLPKDVQIQLRKQILEVSGPNGQLQQNFPKYLRLRQENDSIKIEIASKSRDDLSKKQLAMWGTTRALLGNNVKGVSEPWQSLVKLLGVGYRASVEGNNILLKVGFANAVSVQIPPEVQVENPSPTSLVLSGIDKQKVTQLAAKIRSFKKPEPYKGKGIYVDGENIQLKNKRNIS; translated from the coding sequence ATGAAACTCTTTTCTCCTACAACGATTAGTGCTTCGAATCTTATGACTCGGTTTTTGCCTTTCTGCCGTTCAACTTCGCGGTTCAGTACATCCAGTTTTAACCCATCGTACGTTGGTAAACAATCAATTCTCCTCCCCAAAGACGTGCAAATTCAGCTACGAAAGCAAATTCTAGAGGTCTCTGGACCAAATGGTCAATTACAGCAGAACTTTCCCAAATATCTCCGCTTAAGACAAGAGAATGACTCtataaaaattgaaattgctTCCAAGTCTAGAGAtgatttatcaaaaaagcAGTTGGCCATGTGGGGAACCACCCGTGCTTTACTTGGAAACAATGTGAAAGGTGTGAGCGAGCCCTGGCAATCTTTAGTCAAGCTTTTAGGTGTTGGTTATCGAGCTTCTGTTGAAGGGAataatattcttttgaaggttGGATTTGCGAATGCTGTTTCCGTTCAAATACCACCAGAAGTTCAAGTCGAAAATCCTTCCCCTACAAGTTTGGTGTTGAGCGGCAttgataaacaaaaggtaaCGCAACTTGCTGCTAAAATTCGCTCTTTCAAGAAGCCCGAACCATACAAAGGAAAGGGTATCTATGTTGACGGTGAGAATATTCAACtcaagaataaaagaaacatttcATAA
- a CDS encoding SPAC12G12.07c-like, conserved protein: MANQKTVSKTENELSNFPEEIGGVIVEHLSKRIRNFSKKKQKIIKLEEQAAKDPESLNNDQKNAIRSKEAVLTTLHELEELLGQINSSRSRDEKKKRYEASVQREKEQKQLEAKYEEGYKSAEKQVSTLVRFLRFASYNCVNPSEDHEFNTAVEKLLINVYEGSEKSVKAVANLNSSSEEHIDETEVPYKLVTEKSDEFFSTPAVQEQESHDETEEQVTFKSGNVVDNESEETPALLDEHAHQTTRPLNRGIQFLNESEIEGQHFQEPAMSNETSVPADGEVHVPVENVETSSGVADPSTIYPTQFQAVEQQQMQQAMDSMSPDWYQPAIENPQEALNHGYQKRSFNNRPPYGNNQRGRGRGRGGGRGRGGSFNRFRRNQYPQYSNDSNSRSNAAPVA; encoded by the exons ATggcaaaccaaaaaacagTTTCAAAGactgaaaatgaattatCTAACTTCCCAGAAGAAATCGGAGGTGTAATTGTTGAACATTTGAGCAAGAGGATTcgaaacttttccaaaaagaag caaaaaatcataaaactTGAAGAGCAGGCTGCCAAAGATCCAGAGTCATTGAACAATGACCAAAAAAATGCTATCCGTAGTAAGGAAGCTGTTTTGACGACTTTGCATGAGTTAGAAGAGCTTTTGGGTCAAATTAATTCTTCTCGTTCTCGTgacgaaaagaagaagcgtTATGAAGCCTCTGtacaaagagaaaaagagcaaaagCAACTGGAAGCCAAATACGAAGAAGGCTACAAGAGTGCTGAGAAGCAAGTATCTACCCTTGTCCGATTCCTTCGTTTTGCTAGTTATAATTGCGTTAATCCTTCTGAGGATCATGAGTTTAATACGGCCGTTGAGAAGCTGCTAATTAATGTTTATGAAGGTTCAGAAAAGTCTGTAAAGGCTGTTGCCAACCTGAACTCGTCTTCAGAGGAGCATATTGATGAAACCGAAGTCCCTTACAAATTGGTTACTGAAAAAAGCGATGAATTCTTTAGTACTCCTGCTGTTCAAGAGCAAGAAAGTCATGATGAAACTGAAGAGCAGGTTACTTTCAAATCGGGCAATGTTGTCGATaatgaaagtgaagaaacACCAGCTTTGTTAGATGAACATGCCCACCAAACCACCCGCCCTTTGAACCGTGGAATTCAATTCTTGAACGAAAGTGAAATTGAAGGACAACATTTCCAAGAACCAGCCATGTCTAATGAAACCTCTGTCCCTGCCGATGGCGAAGTCCACGTGCCTGTTGAAAATGTCGAAACTAGCAGTGGTGTTGCTGATCCCTCTACTATTTATCCTACTCAATTCCAAGCTGTCGAGCAACAACAAATGCAGCAAGCTATGGATTCCATGTCCCCCGACTGGTATCAGCCGGCTATCGAGAATCCACAAGAAGCATTGAACCATGGATATCAAAAACGCTCTTTCAATAACCGCCCTCCTTATGGCAATAACCAACGCGGCCGCGGTCGTGGCCGTGGTGGTGGTCGTGGCCGTGGAGGCTCTTTTAACCGTTTCCGACGAAACCAATACCCCCAATACTCAAACGATTCCAACTCTCGTTCTAACGCCGCCCCTGTAGCTTAA